In Arthrobacter sp. UKPF54-2, the following are encoded in one genomic region:
- the arfB gene encoding alternative ribosome rescue aminoacyl-tRNA hydrolase ArfB, whose product MDLEVSPALTIPASELGWRFSRSSGPGGQHVNTSDSRVELSWNVAGSAALSDGQRLRLTSRLGQRLIDGVITVSASERRSQLRNREIALAKLSALVAGALAPDAARRRATKPTRASNRRRLAAKEQRAATKQQRRRPPAE is encoded by the coding sequence ATGGACCTGGAGGTGTCACCCGCTCTCACGATCCCTGCGTCGGAACTCGGCTGGCGGTTCTCGCGGTCCTCCGGGCCGGGCGGCCAGCACGTCAACACCTCGGACAGCCGGGTCGAGCTCTCCTGGAATGTGGCCGGGTCCGCGGCGCTCTCGGACGGCCAGCGGCTGCGGCTGACCTCGCGCCTGGGACAACGCCTCATCGACGGCGTCATCACCGTGTCCGCCTCCGAGCGGCGTTCCCAGCTGCGCAACCGCGAGATTGCCCTGGCCAAGCTCTCCGCCCTGGTCGCAGGGGCCCTCGCTCCCGACGCAGCACGCCGGCGGGCCACCAAGCCCACCCGCGCATCGAACCGCCGGCGGCTCGCAGCGAAGGAACAGCGGGCAGCGACGAAGCAGCAGCGACGGCGGCCCCCGGCCGAATGA